The following proteins come from a genomic window of Hoplias malabaricus isolate fHopMal1 chromosome 15, fHopMal1.hap1, whole genome shotgun sequence:
- the sdf2 gene encoding stromal cell-derived factor 2 translates to MNAMAVVNSIISTASLCLYVLLSCMCKFSFGSEISFVTCGSVIKLLNVKHNVRLHSHDVRYGSGSGQQSVTGVTTVEDSNSYWSIRGTIAAACHRGTPVKCGQNIRLTHVNTGRNLHSHYFASPLSSNQEVSAFGEDGEGDHLDEWTVLCGGSLWERDESVRFRHTATDALLSVTGEQYGRPIHGQREVHAMTSTSQHSYWKAMEGIFMKPSETGTRDFSSPHHTEF, encoded by the exons ATGAACGCTATGGCAGTGGTGAACAGTATTATTTCTACGGCCTCTTTGTGCCTTTATGTTTTATTATCCTGTATGTGTAAATTCTCTTTTGGTTCAGAGATAAGTTTTGTGACCTGTGGCTCGGTCATTAAGTTGCTGAACGTGAAACACAACGTTAGACTTCACTCTCACGATGTCCGATACGGttcag GGAGTGGGCAGCAATCAGTGACCGGAGTGACTACAGTGGAGGACAGTAACAGTTACTGGAGCATCCGTGGCACAATTGCAGCAGCATGTCACAGAGGGACCCCTGTGAAATGTGGTCAGAACATAAGACTTACACATGTCAACACTGGTCGGAATTTGCACAGCCACTACTTTGCATCTCCTCTGTCATCCAACCAG GAGGTCAGTGCTTTTGGCGAGGATGGTGAGGGCGACCATCTTGATGAGTGGACTGTTCTTTGTGGAGGCTCATTGTGGGAACGTGATGAATCGGTGCGTTTCCGCCACACAGCCACAGACGCTCTCCTCTCAGTGACAGGAGAACAGTATGGCAGACCCATCCATGGCCAAAGAGAAGTGCACGCCATGACCAGCACTAGTCAACACAGTTACTGGAAAGCCATGGAGGGGATCTTCATGAAACCCAGTGAGACAGGGACCAGAGACTTCAGCAGCCCCCATCACACTGAATTCTAA